One Hevea brasiliensis isolate MT/VB/25A 57/8 chromosome 5, ASM3005281v1, whole genome shotgun sequence genomic region harbors:
- the LOC110659687 gene encoding uncharacterized protein LOC110659687 isoform X2, producing the protein MELDIRRFLQNPDQQQFEFQHFPTSYLRLAAHRVAQHYGLITTVQDNGMDGLANKILVKKTAQSRYPAVCLSEIPAKQLESDKPELLKIAIRPRPNKGSANESNEFGIKRSPVRSVEERKEEYDRARARIFSSASSPNSDDTVSQGYIDRKSTSSSKDEQEGCRNAVSDPEKYICTRDGAPSRVAIFRDREKDRTDPDYDRSYDRYVRSLPTNHNFNLAPFNMQKIQLPFVQYDTGFPQLGHMPRTQTSLSYRPATTPAMSPFCSLGSNQTSRDAAYVQWPSTAMMYAHSYEQFRHAVFQAPFFQQPLSFDYSQNH; encoded by the exons ATGGAGCTTGATATCCGGAGGTTTTTACAGAACCCTGATCAACAACAATTTGAATTCCAGCACTTCCCTACTTCTTATCTTAGGCTTGCAGCACACCGCGTTGCTCAACACTATGGTCTGATAACCACGGTACAGGATAATGGCATGGATGGCCTGGCAAATAAGATTCTGGTAAAGAAAACAGCACAAAGCAGATATCCTGCAGTGTGCTTATCTGAAATTCCTGCAAAACAGTTGGAAAGTGATAAACCTGAGCTGCTTAAGATTGCCATTAGGCCACGGCCTAATAAAGGGTCTGCAAATGAATCTAATGAGTTTGGGATCAAACGTAGTCCTGTGAGAAGTGTGGAAGAGAGAAAGGAGGAGTATGATAGGGCAAGAGCTCGCATCTTCAGTAGCGCTAGCAGTCCCAACTCGGATGATACAGTATCTCAGGGTTATATAGACAGAAAAAGCACAAGTTCAAGCAAGGATGAGCAGGAAGGTTGCAGGAATGCTGTAAGTGATCCTGAAAAATATATTTGCACCAGGGATGGTGCACCGTCTCGAGTTGCCATTTTCAGAGATAGGGAGAAGGATCGTACTGACCCAGATTATGATCGGAGTTATGACCG GTATGTAAGGAGCCTTCCAACTAATCATAACTTTAACTTAGCACCATTCAATATGCAGAAGATTCAACTCCCATTCGTTCAGTATGATACTGGTTTCCCTCAGTTGGGACATATGCCAAGGACTCAAACTTCTCTTAGCTACAGGCCTGCTACAACTCCAGCTATGAGCCCCTTCTGTTCACTGGGATCAAATCAAACATCAAGAGATGCTGCATATGTGCAATGGCCAAGTACTGCAATGATGTATGCTCATTCATACGAGCAATTTAGACATGCTGTTTTCCAG gctcCCTTCTTTCAGCAACCTCTAAGCTTCGATTACTCTCAAAACCATTAA
- the LOC110659687 gene encoding uncharacterized protein LOC110659687 isoform X1, which produces MDSTQPATINDKESMVDPFLVEALQNPRHRLTILRMELDIRRFLQNPDQQQFEFQHFPTSYLRLAAHRVAQHYGLITTVQDNGMDGLANKILVKKTAQSRYPAVCLSEIPAKQLESDKPELLKIAIRPRPNKGSANESNEFGIKRSPVRSVEERKEEYDRARARIFSSASSPNSDDTVSQGYIDRKSTSSSKDEQEGCRNAVSDPEKYICTRDGAPSRVAIFRDREKDRTDPDYDRSYDRYVRSLPTNHNFNLAPFNMQKIQLPFVQYDTGFPQLGHMPRTQTSLSYRPATTPAMSPFCSLGSNQTSRDAAYVQWPSTAMMYAHSYEQFRHAVFQAPFFQQPLSFDYSQNH; this is translated from the exons ATGGACTCCACACAACCAGCAACAATCAATGACAAGGAGTCGATGGTCGATCCCTTCTTGGTCGAGGCTCTACAGAATCCACGCCACCGTCTCACCA TTCTACGGATGGAGCTTGATATCCGGAGGTTTTTACAGAACCCTGATCAACAACAATTTGAATTCCAGCACTTCCCTACTTCTTATCTTAGGCTTGCAGCACACCGCGTTGCTCAACACTATGGTCTGATAACCACGGTACAGGATAATGGCATGGATGGCCTGGCAAATAAGATTCTGGTAAAGAAAACAGCACAAAGCAGATATCCTGCAGTGTGCTTATCTGAAATTCCTGCAAAACAGTTGGAAAGTGATAAACCTGAGCTGCTTAAGATTGCCATTAGGCCACGGCCTAATAAAGGGTCTGCAAATGAATCTAATGAGTTTGGGATCAAACGTAGTCCTGTGAGAAGTGTGGAAGAGAGAAAGGAGGAGTATGATAGGGCAAGAGCTCGCATCTTCAGTAGCGCTAGCAGTCCCAACTCGGATGATACAGTATCTCAGGGTTATATAGACAGAAAAAGCACAAGTTCAAGCAAGGATGAGCAGGAAGGTTGCAGGAATGCTGTAAGTGATCCTGAAAAATATATTTGCACCAGGGATGGTGCACCGTCTCGAGTTGCCATTTTCAGAGATAGGGAGAAGGATCGTACTGACCCAGATTATGATCGGAGTTATGACCG GTATGTAAGGAGCCTTCCAACTAATCATAACTTTAACTTAGCACCATTCAATATGCAGAAGATTCAACTCCCATTCGTTCAGTATGATACTGGTTTCCCTCAGTTGGGACATATGCCAAGGACTCAAACTTCTCTTAGCTACAGGCCTGCTACAACTCCAGCTATGAGCCCCTTCTGTTCACTGGGATCAAATCAAACATCAAGAGATGCTGCATATGTGCAATGGCCAAGTACTGCAATGATGTATGCTCATTCATACGAGCAATTTAGACATGCTGTTTTCCAG gctcCCTTCTTTCAGCAACCTCTAAGCTTCGATTACTCTCAAAACCATTAA